Proteins encoded in a region of the Haloglomus salinum genome:
- a CDS encoding cobalt-factor II C(20)-methyltransferase, producing the protein MTLYGVGLGPGDAGLVTVRGREVLQAAEVVYSPGRLSRSVATEHVPEERIGELDFPMTRDEDELREAWREAAAEIAPSARDGTVAFVTLGDPNVYSTFGHLRRTLAAFHPDVDLEVVPGVSALTAFATALGVEVAAGSSIALREAARGAAPTGPDRMVLFKVTDAPATHEGLVEAGYEVTYGRRLFMEQGETLVTDDPADLAERDYYTLAYAERPEARVEQATDAFVEAGADGGRAVTDGGDTERLERSEAALSGDEVSR; encoded by the coding sequence GTGACCCTCTACGGCGTCGGCCTGGGCCCCGGTGACGCGGGCCTGGTCACGGTGCGGGGCCGCGAGGTCCTACAGGCGGCCGAGGTGGTCTACTCGCCCGGGCGCCTGTCGCGCTCGGTCGCGACCGAGCACGTTCCGGAGGAGCGTATCGGAGAGCTGGACTTCCCGATGACCCGGGACGAGGACGAACTGCGCGAGGCCTGGCGCGAAGCGGCCGCCGAAATCGCGCCGTCGGCTCGCGACGGGACCGTCGCGTTCGTCACGCTGGGCGACCCGAACGTCTACTCCACCTTCGGCCACCTCCGGCGCACGCTGGCGGCGTTCCACCCGGATGTCGACCTCGAGGTCGTGCCGGGCGTGAGCGCGCTCACCGCCTTCGCCACCGCGCTCGGCGTCGAGGTCGCGGCCGGGTCCAGCATCGCGCTCCGGGAGGCCGCCCGCGGCGCGGCCCCGACCGGACCGGACCGGATGGTCCTGTTCAAGGTGACCGACGCGCCCGCCACCCACGAGGGACTCGTCGAGGCGGGTTACGAGGTGACCTACGGCCGGCGGCTGTTCATGGAGCAGGGCGAGACGCTCGTCACGGACGACCCGGCGGACCTCGCCGAGCGTGATTATTACACGCTGGCCTATGCCGAGCGACCGGAGGCCCGCGTCGAGCAGGCCACCGACGCGTTCGTGGAGGCGGGTGCCGACGGCGGCCGCGCGGTCACGGACGGTGGCGACACGGAGCGGCTCGAACGCTCCGAAGCCGCCCTGTCCGGCGACGAGGTGAGTCGATGA
- a CDS encoding metallophosphoesterase, whose translation MTPVDYLVSDLHLDHDNIIEYCDRPFDSVTEMNETLVERWNAVVDPGDEVLYGGDLTIRSSAAALLDWLEELHGELVFLLGNHDGTVLEGLDRVRFAEEYRFEHRGVPFHAVHDPADGPSNHAGWLLHGHHHNNWPDEFPFVDHDTRRVNLSVELLDYRPLATDRLVDYLARGERFTDRAAAERTVGDDD comes from the coding sequence GTGACACCAGTGGACTATCTCGTCTCGGACCTCCATCTCGACCACGACAACATCATCGAGTACTGTGACCGGCCGTTCGACTCGGTCACGGAGATGAACGAGACGCTGGTGGAGCGCTGGAACGCGGTCGTCGACCCGGGCGACGAGGTGCTGTACGGTGGTGACCTGACCATCCGCTCGTCCGCCGCGGCGCTGCTGGACTGGCTCGAGGAACTCCACGGCGAGCTGGTGTTCCTGCTGGGCAACCACGACGGGACCGTGCTGGAGGGGCTGGACCGGGTCCGGTTCGCCGAGGAGTACCGCTTCGAGCATCGTGGGGTCCCGTTCCACGCCGTCCACGACCCGGCGGACGGCCCCTCGAACCACGCGGGCTGGCTCCTCCACGGCCACCACCACAACAACTGGCCGGACGAGTTCCCGTTCGTCGACCACGACACGCGGCGCGTCAACCTCTCGGTCGAACTGCTGGACTACCGGCCGCTCGCGACCGACCGGCTGGTCGACTACCTGGCCCGTGGCGAGCGATTCACCGACCGGGCCGCCGCCGAGCGCACGGTGGGGGACGATGACTGA
- a CDS encoding Fic family protein, giving the protein MVDVREYLRESNAIEGVESEAALADSLDAWAYLRDRDELTHEVVRESHRRILRNRQPGIAGEYRDVRVTVGGRRPPPPGFVRPAMDGLLDWQPADPVEALEWHVAIERVHPFADGNGRIGRLVYLWHCRQLDAEPILWRAADRGGYYALFESEVDVPGVADDSADH; this is encoded by the coding sequence ATGGTCGACGTACGCGAGTACCTGCGTGAGTCGAACGCGATAGAGGGCGTCGAGAGCGAGGCCGCCCTCGCGGACAGCCTCGACGCCTGGGCGTATCTCCGTGACCGGGACGAACTCACCCACGAGGTCGTCAGGGAGAGCCACAGACGGATTCTCCGGAACCGCCAGCCCGGAATCGCCGGGGAGTACCGCGACGTCCGGGTGACGGTCGGCGGGCGGCGCCCGCCACCGCCGGGGTTCGTGCGGCCCGCAATGGACGGCCTGCTCGACTGGCAGCCGGCCGACCCCGTCGAGGCACTGGAGTGGCACGTCGCCATCGAGCGAGTCCACCCCTTCGCCGACGGGAACGGCCGCATCGGGCGGCTGGTGTATCTGTGGCACTGCCGGCAGCTCGACGCCGAGCCGATACTGTGGCGAGCGGCCGACCGCGGCGGCTACTACGCCCTGTTCGAGTCCGAGGTCGACGTTCCGGGGGTCGCCGACGACTCGGCGGACCACTGA
- a CDS encoding nucleoside-diphosphate kinase, which produces METIERTLVLVKPDGVERGLVGSVLHRIERVGLTLAAVESRAPDRDLVAAHYDDLADEPFYDDLVDYVTGGPVVAAVFEGVEAVTEVRKLVGETAPQDAAPGTIRGDFAHVSYGHADTAGKPVKNLVHASEPGSAEKELDIWFPDREFLDVERVDTAHTQ; this is translated from the coding sequence ATGGAGACCATCGAGCGAACTCTCGTGCTCGTGAAGCCGGACGGTGTCGAGCGTGGCCTCGTCGGGTCGGTGTTACACCGCATCGAGCGGGTCGGCCTGACGCTGGCCGCGGTCGAATCCCGCGCGCCGGACCGGGACCTGGTCGCGGCCCACTACGACGACCTCGCGGACGAGCCGTTCTACGACGACCTCGTCGACTACGTGACCGGCGGGCCGGTGGTCGCCGCCGTCTTCGAGGGCGTGGAGGCGGTCACAGAGGTGCGGAAGCTGGTCGGCGAGACGGCCCCGCAGGACGCGGCGCCGGGGACGATTCGCGGCGACTTCGCCCACGTGAGCTACGGCCACGCCGACACCGCGGGCAAGCCGGTCAAGAACCTCGTCCACGCCTCCGAACCGGGGAGCGCCGAGAAGGAACTGGACATCTGGTTCCCCGACCGGGAGTTCCTGGACGTAGAGCGGGTGGATACGGCACACACGCAGTGA
- a CDS encoding MarR family transcriptional regulator: MSGDEAGGGSTDAGDRAGVLRSKRDATRYQILVEIAQRQPAVSQQEVADAIGVTAQAVSDYLQGLVAEGYVEKHGRGRYEVTNEGVDWLMSRTEALRDYVGHVSEDVLGRVEVDTAIATATIDEGQPVSLSMRDGVLRATPGSAGSATGVAVTSAEAGQDVGVTEFEGLVDYEWGEVRVVSVPRVHEGGSAAVDTDALVERAADLDLLAVAGGEALAAVERAPLDPDIRFGVPAAVTEAAHRGLDVLVVASVTELSAITDALREGDLGYDVVDGEQR; this comes from the coding sequence ATGAGTGGCGACGAGGCGGGCGGCGGGTCGACGGACGCCGGCGACCGCGCCGGCGTCCTGCGGAGCAAGCGCGATGCGACGCGGTACCAGATTCTCGTGGAGATCGCCCAGCGCCAGCCGGCCGTGAGCCAGCAGGAGGTGGCCGACGCCATCGGCGTGACGGCCCAGGCGGTGAGCGACTACCTCCAGGGACTCGTCGCGGAGGGGTACGTCGAGAAACACGGCCGCGGCCGCTACGAGGTGACGAACGAGGGCGTCGACTGGCTGATGTCCCGGACGGAGGCGCTCCGGGACTACGTGGGCCACGTCTCCGAGGACGTCCTCGGGCGGGTCGAGGTCGACACCGCCATCGCGACCGCCACCATCGACGAGGGGCAGCCGGTGTCGCTGTCGATGCGCGACGGTGTGCTGCGGGCGACCCCCGGGAGCGCGGGCAGCGCGACGGGCGTGGCGGTCACGAGCGCCGAGGCCGGGCAGGACGTCGGCGTGACCGAGTTCGAGGGGCTCGTCGATTACGAGTGGGGTGAGGTCCGGGTCGTGAGCGTCCCCCGCGTCCACGAAGGGGGAAGCGCCGCGGTCGACACCGACGCCCTCGTCGAGCGGGCGGCGGACCTGGACCTGCTCGCGGTCGCCGGGGGGGAGGCGCTGGCGGCCGTCGAGCGAGCGCCCCTCGACCCGGACATCCGGTTCGGCGTGCCCGCGGCCGTGACCGAGGCGGCCCATCGTGGGCTGGACGTGCTCGTCGTGGCGAGTGTCACGGAACTGTCGGCCATCACCGACGCGCTCCGGGAGGGTGACCTCGGCTACGACGTCGTCGACGGCGAGCAGCGGTAA
- a CDS encoding PQQ-binding-like beta-propeller repeat protein, which produces MTRPPARNADPERRGHDHDGAAFAGPGTPTWTHTTEEPILARPAVGDRRVYTGTRSGRVLAVDRTDGRVVWERELPAETVTAPVVLRSGAVFVAGFDDFGRAETTVHALDAGTGEDRWAAGTARGSRAPPVVAGNRVVVSHADDSLVVRRASDGTVAWDAAAASGDAAVARGTVFHATGDGVAAYGLSDGEPCWSRTLDGNSTTAPVAVDGLVLTGRRSGDLYALDAGTGEPRWTADLFRPAFHDDLRNMGRDGQGPPANRSAISTLSVTADTAFVGTCNAVFALDVGDGTVRWVRDLDCDYVHSSAAVGGRLHLGTADGSVYVLTYDGDVEYHLSPSNATTARATLADGALFVGGEALPEGPHSAPTSGFLSGYVDG; this is translated from the coding sequence ATGACCCGGCCGCCGGCGCGCAACGCCGACCCGGAGCGGCGAGGCCACGACCACGACGGCGCGGCCTTCGCCGGCCCGGGGACGCCGACCTGGACCCACACGACGGAGGAGCCCATCCTCGCCCGGCCGGCGGTGGGCGACCGGCGGGTCTACACCGGGACCCGGAGTGGACGCGTCCTGGCGGTCGACCGCACCGATGGGCGGGTCGTCTGGGAGCGGGAGCTCCCGGCAGAGACGGTCACGGCGCCCGTCGTCCTCCGGAGCGGGGCGGTCTTCGTCGCTGGCTTCGACGACTTCGGGCGTGCCGAGACCACGGTCCACGCCCTCGACGCCGGGACCGGCGAGGACCGCTGGGCGGCGGGCACCGCCCGTGGGTCGCGCGCGCCGCCGGTCGTCGCCGGGAATCGTGTCGTCGTGAGTCACGCCGACGACTCGCTCGTCGTCCGCCGCGCGAGCGACGGAACGGTGGCGTGGGACGCGGCCGCGGCCAGCGGCGACGCCGCGGTCGCTCGGGGAACCGTCTTCCACGCGACCGGCGACGGAGTGGCGGCCTACGGGCTCTCGGACGGCGAACCGTGCTGGAGCCGGACGCTCGACGGCAACAGCACCACGGCACCCGTCGCCGTCGACGGCCTCGTCCTGACCGGCCGGCGGTCTGGGGACCTGTACGCGCTCGACGCCGGGACCGGCGAGCCACGCTGGACTGCCGACCTCTTCCGGCCGGCGTTCCACGACGACCTCCGGAACATGGGCCGTGACGGACAGGGGCCGCCGGCCAACCGGTCGGCCATCAGCACGCTGAGTGTCACGGCGGACACGGCGTTCGTGGGGACCTGCAACGCGGTCTTCGCGCTCGACGTGGGCGACGGCACGGTCCGCTGGGTCCGAGACCTCGACTGCGATTACGTCCACAGTTCGGCGGCGGTCGGGGGGCGGCTGCACCTGGGTACGGCGGACGGCTCGGTGTACGTGCTGACGTACGACGGCGACGTCGAGTACCACCTCTCACCGTCGAACGCGACCACGGCACGGGCCACGCTGGCCGATGGAGCACTGTTCGTCGGCGGCGAAGCCCTCCCCGAGGGGCCGCACAGCGCTCCGACATCGGGGTTCCTGTCCGGGTACGTCGACGGCTGA
- a CDS encoding metallophosphoesterase family protein yields the protein MTDSEGGPVCRVAGPTVDLLVVSDLHLRATGGRYPVDDLPVAAHDLVVSLGDIIDENREHAPSAAAGEAYEERGRAFLERLDERGVPVLAVPGNHDPLTCTRRLSDGLANVHPLHGETRRVAVDAGWSLALAGWGCEQFDFTPALLSPDYPEIPVGSDHRTPEAVAESLLGAVGAYLDGALSAAQLADRLGTDPSDAAFEASLARLDERFGTLVELLGDAQPTVIASHVSPFGVPFDIRGQHSHDGSHHFGSVALRLALAATAVSGCLSGHTHQRGLTAVPTTAGHSYAHNPGDAGVSSVSVSRDGTLRTEAVEVGWR from the coding sequence ATGACTGACTCCGAGGGCGGCCCGGTATGTCGTGTCGCGGGCCCGACGGTCGACCTGCTGGTCGTCTCGGACCTCCACCTCCGCGCGACGGGCGGACGATACCCGGTCGATGACCTCCCGGTCGCGGCGCACGACCTCGTGGTATCGCTGGGCGACATCATCGACGAGAACCGCGAACACGCCCCGTCGGCAGCAGCGGGCGAAGCCTACGAGGAACGGGGCCGCGCGTTCCTGGAGCGCCTCGACGAGCGGGGCGTTCCCGTCCTCGCGGTGCCCGGGAACCACGACCCCCTCACCTGCACACGGCGGCTGAGCGACGGCCTGGCGAACGTCCACCCGCTCCACGGTGAGACCCGCCGGGTGGCGGTCGATGCGGGCTGGTCGCTGGCGCTCGCGGGCTGGGGCTGTGAGCAGTTCGACTTCACGCCGGCCCTGCTTTCGCCGGACTACCCGGAGATTCCGGTCGGGAGCGACCACCGGACGCCCGAGGCCGTCGCCGAGAGCCTCCTCGGCGCAGTGGGGGCGTACCTCGATGGCGCGCTGAGCGCGGCACAGCTCGCCGACCGCCTCGGGACCGACCCGTCGGACGCCGCGTTCGAGGCCTCGCTGGCACGCCTCGACGAGCGCTTCGGGACGCTCGTCGAACTGCTCGGGGACGCGCAGCCGACCGTAATCGCGAGCCACGTCTCCCCGTTCGGTGTGCCGTTCGACATCCGCGGTCAGCACTCCCACGACGGGAGCCACCACTTCGGCTCCGTGGCGCTCCGCCTCGCCCTGGCGGCGACCGCCGTCAGCGGCTGCCTCTCCGGACACACCCACCAGCGCGGCCTGACCGCGGTGCCGACGACCGCCGGCCACTCGTACGCCCACAACCCGGGCGACGCCGGGGTGTCGAGCGTCTCCGTCAGCCGGGACGGAACCCTCCGCACGGAGGCGGTCGAGGTGGGATGGCGATGA
- a CDS encoding HEAT repeat domain-containing protein, whose protein sequence is MTLAELRRLAEAVRLEQEPPVEAIETASDHLPGEPPVRRAAHEVLVAAARADPSEASRAVAAVVTAYEWNDRTGVPGSAVLTLRTLAVLRPRAFMGNVEPLVRAASDGMGDADPAVTGLLAALAHRVPSILTRAVAWHVAHAEEGIYQGDGGYRLVGIAGATAPTAARPTVAAAVEALDGTDGERPDPESLRRALETLRVVGTVLPALVPDVEPIVARLSHDDAEVREEAAETLATVARDREGQLPFQEPTTDRVVSALAVAAEDPVDEVRQAAYEALGRVGAAEPRLAAAAWAPLLRALHDETYHPQEQSVAAVELARLAAVRGPERRQELLTELTDALLERPSLWGAVERAVALWRERVEDWSLAAVPLDLRTRLVRYLLGLPHWEVWDADAREPLVSFCCSIPEPVFEPLDTAALAHREARVLRQEPGHPHRTAALAVLSVLGRVDEHAASVTVGQVLTAFQGEDPESPAEYVVALERVATGAATASARESAVAALTTTLDRTSEESPRNRLSEALQTLVEQDPTMAPVVVERFCSRQRGPAMGDAPAAFRAATLAAPAALEPALFDLLGVAAGAPPPGATADEDDETAEDSAEESMSLGELFGDGEADEGPDTGSPVAPRREAARAVLAGVAAVPETPVIGPAEIKPFLWQPDHDDSVVAALAGALAIRADHFDTRRYAVERLRTLLARETTVACPREATAGSDVVVDASRALVAVAEHDADAVAPAVRTLAACEATATQRALARIAIADPRYLSEALARLRTPDDGVGTGGADASDAARHRDPLAALWLLAAYPALAPALVPTLAARCRAPDPPDNPVPTVHHASPVPGPSYRHRVNDGVPDERAFERTVVEALAEVPGAAATEYLERARSVPDPDTRATARRALDDRPVHDATGTTGAAPDTDPGAVPAVRAVTRPLATPAESADSDRLESAAKGLDVVGAATAADPEVRRAAATALGFVGHRAPADAAGAVCGLLDDSDPVVVAHAARAAGELARVVPDAVGPLDPALRAATGGPPATDEAVVTALGRVGIATDGTESVDALVERLWDPSPGVRRRAAAALARVVRHDETAASDAAPALERRFLTDPDTRWTLAVALLAVPSAAVESPERLATGLVGALAGYDDGAADGDGSEEVAGAAADATHGLARPLDPERPDGEVGRVSAGHLLERLARTDPDAVRVAFHELPAEIDWEDRLSGPAHPVRRTLPALATLTTTLPTLCVPGEASLDHLLDETTVTNRWLQLGARVLARTGTSLHLAHLEEESADREVAADVARYLVHTERGARDEATATVAESALDTCEAALAVREMYDDGRHREGAIAALRGLVEADGDAVAEVAATPVRRELTATGWERRVDAVTAIPPLVQAGGLDPDAAAGLLFRRLEDDVMRVRRAAGTALATVARETRAGVRCVVALLAYRLRVGADHGPHGELRALGVLGARHRFVRADCREALTAAADRLDTPLDEFAEAALDVLRGRADPEAA, encoded by the coding sequence ATGACGCTCGCGGAGCTGCGCCGCCTGGCCGAGGCGGTTCGGCTGGAGCAGGAGCCGCCGGTCGAGGCCATCGAGACGGCCAGCGACCACCTTCCCGGCGAGCCGCCGGTTCGCCGGGCGGCCCACGAGGTCCTGGTCGCCGCCGCCCGTGCCGACCCGTCAGAGGCCTCCCGAGCGGTGGCGGCCGTCGTGACGGCGTACGAGTGGAACGACAGAACCGGGGTCCCGGGCTCGGCAGTACTGACGCTGCGGACGCTCGCCGTCCTCCGTCCGCGGGCCTTCATGGGGAACGTCGAGCCACTGGTGCGAGCGGCCAGCGACGGGATGGGCGACGCGGACCCGGCGGTGACGGGGCTGCTCGCCGCGCTCGCCCACCGCGTCCCGAGTATCCTCACGCGGGCGGTCGCGTGGCACGTCGCACATGCCGAGGAGGGAATCTACCAGGGGGACGGCGGCTACCGGCTGGTCGGTATCGCCGGGGCGACGGCGCCCACCGCGGCCCGACCCACCGTCGCCGCCGCGGTGGAGGCGCTGGACGGGACGGACGGGGAGCGACCCGACCCGGAATCACTGCGCCGGGCGCTGGAGACACTCCGGGTCGTCGGGACGGTCCTCCCGGCGCTGGTTCCGGATGTCGAGCCGATCGTCGCCCGCCTCTCGCACGACGACGCCGAGGTCCGAGAGGAGGCCGCGGAGACACTCGCCACGGTCGCACGCGACCGTGAGGGGCAGCTCCCGTTCCAGGAGCCGACGACGGACCGCGTCGTCTCCGCGCTCGCGGTGGCGGCCGAGGACCCGGTGGACGAGGTGCGACAGGCGGCCTACGAGGCGCTCGGCCGGGTCGGTGCCGCCGAGCCGCGGCTCGCGGCGGCCGCCTGGGCGCCGCTGCTGCGGGCGCTCCACGACGAGACGTACCACCCGCAGGAACAGAGCGTGGCGGCCGTCGAACTCGCGCGCCTCGCGGCCGTCCGTGGCCCGGAGCGCCGGCAGGAACTCCTCACGGAGCTCACCGACGCGCTCCTCGAGAGACCCTCGCTGTGGGGCGCCGTGGAGCGTGCGGTGGCGCTCTGGCGGGAGCGCGTGGAGGACTGGTCGCTCGCCGCTGTCCCGCTGGACCTCCGGACGCGACTGGTCCGGTACCTGCTGGGGCTGCCCCACTGGGAGGTGTGGGATGCCGACGCTCGGGAGCCACTCGTCTCGTTCTGCTGCTCGATACCCGAACCGGTCTTCGAGCCGCTCGACACCGCCGCGCTGGCCCACCGGGAGGCACGGGTACTCCGACAGGAGCCGGGGCACCCGCATCGAACGGCGGCGCTGGCGGTCCTGTCTGTCCTGGGCCGTGTCGACGAACACGCCGCCTCGGTGACCGTCGGGCAGGTGCTCACGGCGTTCCAGGGCGAGGACCCGGAGAGCCCCGCCGAGTACGTGGTGGCGCTGGAGCGCGTCGCGACCGGCGCTGCGACGGCGTCGGCCCGTGAGAGCGCCGTCGCCGCCCTGACGACCACGCTCGACCGGACATCCGAGGAGAGCCCCCGGAACCGTCTCTCGGAGGCCCTGCAGACACTCGTCGAGCAGGACCCGACGATGGCACCGGTCGTCGTCGAGCGGTTCTGCAGCCGGCAGCGTGGCCCGGCGATGGGCGACGCGCCCGCAGCGTTCCGGGCGGCCACGCTCGCCGCGCCGGCGGCGCTGGAGCCCGCGCTGTTCGACCTGCTCGGCGTCGCCGCCGGAGCGCCCCCGCCCGGTGCCACCGCCGATGAGGACGACGAGACAGCAGAGGACTCGGCGGAGGAGTCCATGTCGCTGGGGGAACTGTTCGGCGACGGGGAGGCGGACGAGGGCCCGGACACCGGCAGCCCGGTCGCCCCGCGGCGGGAGGCGGCGCGAGCGGTGCTGGCTGGGGTCGCGGCGGTACCCGAGACGCCTGTCATCGGTCCTGCCGAAATCAAGCCCTTCCTCTGGCAACCCGACCACGACGACAGTGTGGTGGCGGCGCTGGCCGGGGCGCTGGCGATTCGCGCCGACCACTTCGACACCCGCCGGTACGCGGTCGAACGCCTGCGGACGCTGCTCGCCCGGGAGACGACCGTCGCCTGTCCTCGCGAGGCGACCGCCGGCTCCGACGTGGTCGTCGACGCGAGCCGAGCGCTGGTCGCCGTCGCGGAACACGACGCCGACGCGGTGGCGCCCGCGGTTCGGACGCTGGCCGCGTGCGAGGCCACGGCCACGCAGCGGGCACTGGCTCGAATCGCGATAGCCGACCCACGATACCTGTCCGAGGCGCTCGCTCGACTCCGGACGCCGGACGACGGCGTCGGGACCGGCGGCGCCGACGCGTCGGACGCCGCTCGCCACCGGGACCCGCTGGCGGCCCTGTGGCTGCTGGCGGCCTACCCGGCGCTCGCGCCGGCGCTCGTCCCCACGCTGGCCGCCCGCTGCCGGGCGCCCGACCCGCCCGACAATCCGGTGCCGACCGTCCACCATGCGTCGCCCGTCCCCGGACCGAGCTACCGCCATCGGGTGAACGACGGCGTCCCGGACGAGCGGGCCTTCGAGCGGACCGTCGTCGAGGCCCTCGCCGAGGTGCCGGGAGCGGCCGCGACCGAGTATCTGGAGCGGGCCCGGTCCGTCCCCGACCCAGACACCCGGGCCACGGCTCGTCGGGCGCTCGACGACCGACCGGTTCACGACGCGACGGGAACGACCGGGGCCGCGCCGGACACGGACCCCGGAGCGGTCCCGGCCGTCCGCGCTGTGACACGACCTCTCGCGACCCCCGCGGAGTCGGCCGACAGCGACCGGCTCGAATCGGCCGCGAAGGGGTTGGACGTGGTGGGCGCGGCCACGGCTGCCGACCCGGAAGTCCGGCGGGCGGCGGCGACGGCGCTCGGCTTCGTCGGGCATCGGGCCCCGGCGGACGCCGCCGGGGCGGTCTGCGGGCTGCTGGACGACTCCGACCCTGTCGTCGTGGCGCACGCCGCTCGCGCGGCGGGGGAACTCGCCCGGGTCGTGCCGGATGCGGTCGGGCCGCTCGACCCCGCACTCCGGGCCGCCACCGGCGGACCGCCGGCGACCGACGAGGCGGTTGTGACCGCGCTCGGTCGGGTCGGTATCGCCACGGACGGAACCGAGTCGGTCGACGCGCTGGTCGAGCGCCTCTGGGACCCCAGTCCGGGCGTGCGCCGGCGGGCGGCCGCGGCACTCGCGCGTGTCGTCCGCCACGACGAGACGGCGGCGAGCGACGCGGCGCCGGCGCTCGAACGCCGGTTCCTGACGGACCCCGACACCCGGTGGACCCTCGCCGTCGCGCTACTGGCCGTTCCGTCGGCCGCCGTCGAGAGCCCCGAACGGCTCGCGACCGGACTGGTGGGGGCGCTCGCCGGCTACGACGACGGTGCCGCCGACGGTGACGGCTCCGAGGAGGTGGCGGGAGCGGCGGCCGACGCCACGCACGGCCTCGCGCGGCCGCTGGACCCGGAGCGCCCGGACGGGGAGGTCGGGCGCGTGTCGGCCGGCCACCTGCTCGAACGACTGGCTCGCACCGACCCCGACGCGGTCCGCGTGGCGTTCCACGAACTCCCGGCCGAGATCGACTGGGAGGACCGGCTCTCCGGTCCCGCCCACCCGGTTCGGCGGACGCTCCCGGCGCTGGCGACGCTGACCACCACACTGCCCACCCTGTGCGTGCCGGGGGAGGCGTCGCTCGACCATCTCCTCGACGAGACGACGGTGACGAACCGGTGGCTCCAGCTCGGCGCCCGGGTGCTGGCCCGGACCGGCACGTCGCTCCACCTGGCCCATCTCGAGGAGGAGTCGGCGGACCGCGAGGTGGCCGCGGACGTCGCTCGCTACCTCGTCCACACCGAGCGCGGGGCCCGTGACGAGGCCACCGCCACGGTTGCCGAGTCGGCACTCGACACCTGCGAGGCGGCGCTCGCCGTCCGCGAGATGTACGACGACGGGCGGCATCGGGAGGGGGCGATAGCGGCGCTCCGTGGCCTCGTCGAGGCGGACGGCGACGCGGTGGCCGAGGTGGCCGCGACACCGGTACGGCGGGAACTCACTGCCACGGGGTGGGAGCGCCGGGTCGACGCCGTCACGGCCATCCCGCCACTGGTGCAGGCAGGCGGGCTCGACCCGGACGCCGCCGCCGGACTGCTGTTCCGCCGGCTGGAAGACGACGTGATGCGAGTCCGTCGCGCCGCGGGCACCGCACTCGCGACCGTCGCTCGGGAGACACGAGCCGGCGTCCGCTGCGTGGTCGCGCTGCTCGCCTACCGGCTCCGGGTCGGAGCCGACCACGGGCCGCACGGGGAACTCCGGGCGCTGGGCGTGCTCGGGGCCCGCCATCGGTTCGTCAGGGCGGACTGTCGCGAGGCACTGACGGCCGCGGCCGACCGGCTGGACACTCCGCTCGACGAGTTCGCCGAGGCGGCACTGGACGTCCTCCGGGGACGGGCCGACCCCGAGGCGGCCTGA
- a CDS encoding ATP-binding protein: MSRVRLPHDAKAGPTKPEVRAVTLAKLDPGPDAHAVEVGACTGAVTVGLARRAGRVTALERKSERLDTARKNLAANGVPLADAPDAAADGGAVAAAADRSPRSAAPVTLREAEAPGGLPDDADTLFLGGSRNYEAVLDHAAETGVARVVMNVSRLEVAGDAVRAFRERDLLDGVCQFQVSHGYELAGATSFDSDNPVYCIVGGA; this comes from the coding sequence ATGTCACGGGTACGACTCCCCCACGACGCGAAAGCCGGGCCGACGAAACCGGAGGTCCGGGCGGTGACGCTCGCGAAACTCGACCCAGGTCCGGACGCCCACGCCGTCGAGGTCGGTGCCTGCACCGGGGCCGTCACCGTCGGCCTCGCGCGCCGGGCCGGCCGCGTGACCGCGCTCGAACGGAAGTCCGAGCGCCTCGACACGGCACGGAAGAACCTCGCCGCCAACGGTGTTCCGCTCGCAGACGCCCCCGACGCGGCAGCCGACGGTGGGGCCGTCGCCGCTGCGGCAGACCGTTCCCCCCGGAGCGCCGCGCCCGTCACGCTCCGCGAGGCCGAGGCACCCGGCGGACTGCCCGACGACGCCGACACGCTGTTCCTGGGCGGGAGCCGGAACTACGAGGCTGTTCTCGACCACGCCGCCGAGACGGGCGTCGCCAGAGTGGTCATGAACGTCTCGCGGCTGGAGGTCGCGGGCGATGCCGTCCGGGCGTTCCGCGAGCGCGACCTGCTGGACGGGGTCTGCCAGTTCCAGGTGAGCCACGGCTACGAGCTGGCCGGCGCCACCTCGTTCGACTCGGACAACCCCGTCTACTGCATCGTGGGGGGCGCGTGA